Proteins encoded within one genomic window of Lampris incognitus isolate fLamInc1 chromosome 1, fLamInc1.hap2, whole genome shotgun sequence:
- the LOC130123081 gene encoding neuronal acetylcholine receptor subunit alpha-9-II: MSTMFPAICLAMLLLEVGHSAQGRYAQKLLNDLMENYSSALRPVEDTDKALNVTLQITLSQIKDMDERNQVLIAYLWIRQTWYDTYLKWNKEDYDGLEVIRIPSSLVWRPDLVLYNKADDDFSGPMDTNVVLRYNGELTWDAPAITKSSCVVDVSYFPFDSQECNLTFGSWTYNGNQVDITMAMDSGDLSDFVENVEWECHGMPATKNVIMYGCCSDPYPDITYTVLLQRRSSFYIFNLLLPCFLISFLAPLGFYLPADSGEKVSLGVTVLLALTVFQLMVAESMPPSESVPLIGKYYIATMTMITASTALTIFIMNIHFCGAEAKPVPHWAKVLIIDYMSKIFFVYEVGENCASPSSSSSSSSSSCSFPHTAQDDFHHQNLRPHIQANGKSGQCNRGEKQCPRYPRPQTPKPQHHPRVKAHHHITREEKNHLSSFAPGKYEGSNGNIPVGKCCKEDKKEPCCPEDQKPPCCLEDRKPPVAGPTVTFGPCVFCSHGSGIPGMDAKLVRNVEYIANCFREQRATCAKGAEWKKVAKVMDRFFMWIFFIMVFLMSILIIGKAP; the protein is encoded by the exons atgtccaCAATGTTCCCAGCCATCTGTCTGGCGATGCTGCTTCTTGAAG TCGGCCATTCAGCCCAAGGCCGCTATGCCCAGAAGCTTCTGAATGACTTGATGGAGAACTACTCAAGTGCCCTGCGGCCGGTGGAGGACACGGACAAAGCGCTCAATGTCACCCTTCAGATTACTCTGTCCCAGATCAAAGACATG GATGAGAGGAACCAGGTGTTGATAGCCTACCTGTGGATTAGGCAGACGTGGTATGATACTTACCTCAAGTGGAACAAGGAGGACTATGATGGCCTTGAGGTCATCCGCATCCCGAGCAGCCTGGTGTGGAGGCCTGACCTCGTCCTCTATAACAA GGCTGATGATGATTTCTCAGGGCCGATGGACACCAATGTGGTGCTGCGCTACAATGGAGAGCTAACCTGGGACGCTCCCGCCATCACCAAGAGCTCCTGTGTAGTGGATGTCTCCTACTTCCCCTTTGACAGCCAGGAGTGCAACCTCACCTTTGGTTCCTGGACCTACAATGGCAACCAG GTTGATATCACCATGGCCATGGACAGTGGTGACCTGTCTGACTTTGTGGAGAATGTGGAGTGGGAATGCCACGGCATGCCGGCCACCAAGAATGTCATCATGTACGGCTGCTGCTCCGACCCTTATCCCGACATCACCTACACCGTGCTGCTGCAGCGCCGCTCCTCTTTCTACATCTTCAACCTCCTCCTCCCCTGTTTCCTGATCTCCTTCTTAGCACCGCTGGGCTTCTACCTGCCTGCAGACTCTGGGGAGAAGGTTTCCTTGGGCGTGACGGTGCTTCTGGCTCTCACTGTGTTCCAGCTGATGGTGGCTGAGAGCATGCCACCCTCTGAGAGTGTGCCACTTatag GAAAATACTACATTGCTACTATGACCATGATCACGGCCTCCACGGCTCTCACAATTTTCATCATGAACATTCACTTCTGTGGTGCCGAGGCAAAGCCAGTTCCTCATTGGGCTAAAGTCCTCATCATCGACTACATGTCCAAGATTTTCTTTGTTTATGAGGTGGGTGAGAACTGtgcttccccctcctcctcctcctcctcctcctcctcctcctgttcctTTCCCCACACTGCACAGGATGACTTCCATCACCAGAACCTCAGACCCCACATCCAGGCCAATGGTAAATCAGGCCAATGCAATCGGGGGGAAAAACAATGCCCCAGATACCCCAGACCTCAGACCCCAAAGCCCCAACACCATCCCAGAGTGAAAGCCCACCATCACATCACTAGGGAGGAGAAGAACCACCTCTCCAGCTTTGCCCCTGGGAAATACGAAGGCTCTAATGGAAACATCCCTGTGGGGAAGTGTTGTAAAGAAGATAAAAAGGAGCCTTGCTGCCCAGAGGACCAAAAGCCTCCCTGCTGCCTCGAGGATCGAAAGCCTCCAGTCGCGGGTCCCACTGTGACATTTGGTCCCTGTGTGTTCTGTAGCCATGGTAGTGGCATCCCTGGCATGGATGCCAAGCTTGTGCGAAACGTAGAGTACATTGCAAACTGTTTCCGTGAGCAGCGGGCTACGTGTGCCAAGGGGGCAGAATGGAAAAAGGTCGCCAAGGTGATGGATAGGTTCTTTATGTGGATCTTCTTCATCATGGTTTTCCTGATGAGCATCCTCATCATTGGCAAGGCACCATGA
- the ube2ka gene encoding ubiquitin-conjugating enzyme E2Ka (UBC1 homolog, yeast) isoform X2, with the protein MTLRTVLLSLQALLAAAEPDDPQDAVVANQYKQNPEMFKQTARLWSHVYAGAPVSSPEYTRKIDKLCAMGFEKDAVIVALSSKSWDVETATELLLSN; encoded by the exons ATGACACTGAGGACTGTCCTTCTGTCACTACAAGCTTTATTGGCAGCTGCAGAACCAGATGACCCACAGGATGCTGTGGTAGCCAatcag TACAAGCAGAACCCAGAGATGTTTAAACAGACAGCAAGGCTCTGGTCTCACGTCTACGCCGGTGCTCCCGTATCCAGTCCAGAGTACACACGCAAAATAGACAAACTTTGTGCCATGGGCTTTGAAAAA gATGCAGTAATAGTGGCATTGTCATCAAAATCCTGGGATGTGGAGACGGCGACAGAGCTACTGCTCAGTAACTGA
- the ube2ka gene encoding ubiquitin-conjugating enzyme E2Ka (UBC1 homolog, yeast) isoform X1 — MANIAVQRIKREFKEVVKSEETSKNQIKVDLVDENFTELKGEIAGPPDTPYEGGRYQLEIKIPETYPFNPPKVRFITKIWHPNISSVTGAICLDILKDQWAAAMTLRTVLLSLQALLAAAEPDDPQDAVVANQYKQNPEMFKQTARLWSHVYAGAPVSSPEYTRKIDKLCAMGFEKDAVIVALSSKSWDVETATELLLSN; from the exons ATGGCTAACATCGCGGTTCAGAGGATAAAACGAGAATTCAAGGAGGTTGTCAAAAGTGAAGAG ACGAGCAAAAACCAGATAAAGGTTGATCTGGTGGATGAGAACTTCACAGAACTAAAAGGAGAGATAGCTGGGCCACCTGACACGCCATATGAAG GGGGTAGATATCAACTAGAAATTAAAATTCCAGAAACATATCCTTTCAATCCACCCAAG GTGCGGTTTATCACAAAGATCTGGCATCCCAATATTAGCTCAGTCACAGGCGCAATATGTCTGGATATTCTGAAAGACCAGTG GGCAGCAGCTATGACACTGAGGACTGTCCTTCTGTCACTACAAGCTTTATTGGCAGCTGCAGAACCAGATGACCCACAGGATGCTGTGGTAGCCAatcag TACAAGCAGAACCCAGAGATGTTTAAACAGACAGCAAGGCTCTGGTCTCACGTCTACGCCGGTGCTCCCGTATCCAGTCCAGAGTACACACGCAAAATAGACAAACTTTGTGCCATGGGCTTTGAAAAA gATGCAGTAATAGTGGCATTGTCATCAAAATCCTGGGATGTGGAGACGGCGACAGAGCTACTGCTCAGTAACTGA